In a single window of the Armatimonadota bacterium genome:
- a CDS encoding DNA polymerase III subunit alpha: MPTPFVHCHLHTEYSLLDGHSRIAPLIARARQLEMPAIAITDHGAMYGVVEFYTRAREAGITPIIGVEAYVAPRTLADRDPKLDGNAFHLVLLATNAEGYRNLIRLTTAAHLDGFYYKPRIDKDLLARHSAGLIGLSGCLKGEIAQAVLRGDMAAARDLAGRYSEIFGPGNFYLEVQFHGLPEQREHIAAMRELSRALALPLIATNDVHYVEQGDADAQDALMCIQMNVNLDAADKPRMGATPEFYLKSGEEMARVFAELPQALRATLEVAERAQVEVELGAVKLPHFPVPAGETVDSYLRNLCEAGLQRRYASVTPGVRQRLEEELSIIGRMGYAAYFLIVADFVNFAKRRGILTTVRGSAAGSLVLYALNVTDVDPLAYRLPFERFLNPQRVTMPDIDVDFMDSRRDEVIRYVVDKYGADHVAQIITFGTMGARQAVRDVGRVMGLPYGEVDRIAKLIPFGTSLEEAVRGEPELQRAAGENPQIRRLLDLARKLEGVARHASTHAAGIIISRDPLTDHVPLQRATKAEGQGAGRPGEGETAVMPMTQYDMTAVERIGLLKMDFLGLANLTILDRAMTIIRKTRGVTIDLAAIPLDDRKTYDLLSAGETVGVFQLEGAGMTRYLKELRPTSIQDIMAMVALFRPGPMANIPSYIRRKHGLEPPTVLHPAMEPVLRETYGVMVYQEDVMAVAQAVAGFSSAEADVLRYAIGKKIRDKLQQQRAKFIAGCVNRGVPLPTAEAIFELFEPFARYGFNRAHAACYGLIAYYTAYLKANYPVEYMAAVLSSEAGNAEKVAAAVTEAQRMGIDVLPPDVNESFETFTVVGDAIRFGLAAVKNVGLGAVEAILQARKHGGPFTSLLDLLERVDPRAVNKRVLESLIKAGALDRLGGRAQMLALLDSAMDRAQRAQRERASGQTGLFELAPAAGESALQVEEFSREELLQMEKEMLGLYISDHPLRHVHAQLSARVNVALRHLAELPDRTPVVVGGIITGVKRTTTKSGSAMAFVTLEDLTASAEVIVFPKTYEQVHFLLKRDAVVVVRGRLDVAEQQAKVLADAILPLEEAEEVEPLVAPESGNGAVRPGTPEDQGAEEEPPSRSLHLRVDTAQCGEEGLQRLRDLLGRRRGGDPVVLHLVSAGREVVLDAREVRVSATPELRGELEALLGRGSVWQE; encoded by the coding sequence ATGCCCACCCCATTCGTACACTGTCACCTCCATACGGAGTACTCCCTGCTGGACGGCCACAGCCGGATTGCCCCCCTCATCGCCCGGGCGCGGCAGCTGGAGATGCCGGCCATCGCCATCACGGACCACGGGGCGATGTACGGGGTGGTGGAGTTCTACACCAGGGCCCGGGAGGCCGGGATCACGCCGATCATCGGGGTGGAGGCCTACGTCGCGCCGCGCACGCTGGCCGACCGGGATCCCAAGCTGGACGGCAACGCCTTCCACCTGGTCCTGCTGGCGACGAACGCCGAAGGCTACCGCAACCTGATCCGGCTCACCACGGCCGCGCACCTGGACGGGTTCTACTACAAGCCGCGGATCGACAAGGATCTGCTGGCCCGCCACAGCGCGGGGCTCATCGGGCTGTCCGGGTGCCTGAAGGGAGAGATCGCCCAGGCCGTCCTGCGCGGGGACATGGCCGCGGCCCGCGACCTTGCGGGCCGCTACAGTGAGATCTTCGGCCCGGGCAACTTCTATCTCGAAGTCCAGTTCCACGGCCTTCCTGAACAGCGGGAACACATCGCCGCGATGCGCGAACTGAGCCGGGCCCTGGCGCTGCCGCTGATCGCCACGAACGACGTCCACTACGTGGAGCAGGGCGATGCCGACGCCCAGGACGCCCTGATGTGCATCCAGATGAATGTCAATCTGGATGCCGCCGACAAGCCGCGGATGGGGGCCACGCCGGAGTTCTACCTGAAGTCGGGAGAAGAGATGGCCCGGGTCTTCGCCGAGCTGCCCCAGGCGCTGCGGGCCACCCTGGAGGTCGCCGAGCGGGCGCAGGTGGAGGTGGAGCTGGGCGCCGTGAAGCTGCCCCACTTCCCCGTGCCGGCGGGGGAGACCGTGGACTCCTACCTGCGCAACCTCTGCGAAGCCGGACTGCAGCGGCGCTACGCGTCCGTAACGCCGGGGGTGCGGCAGCGGCTCGAGGAGGAGCTCTCCATCATCGGGCGGATGGGATACGCCGCCTACTTCCTGATCGTCGCCGACTTCGTGAACTTCGCCAAGCGCCGGGGCATCCTCACCACCGTGCGGGGCTCCGCCGCGGGCAGCCTGGTGCTCTACGCGCTGAATGTGACCGACGTCGACCCGCTCGCCTACCGGCTCCCCTTCGAGCGGTTCCTGAACCCCCAGCGCGTGACCATGCCGGACATCGACGTGGACTTCATGGACAGCCGGCGGGACGAGGTCATCCGCTACGTGGTGGACAAGTACGGGGCGGACCACGTGGCCCAGATCATCACCTTCGGCACGATGGGCGCGCGGCAGGCCGTGCGGGATGTGGGCCGCGTCATGGGGCTGCCCTACGGCGAGGTGGACCGCATCGCCAAACTCATCCCCTTCGGGACTTCCCTGGAAGAGGCGGTGCGGGGCGAGCCCGAGCTGCAGCGTGCGGCCGGGGAGAATCCGCAGATCCGGCGCCTGCTGGACCTGGCCCGCAAGCTGGAAGGCGTGGCTCGCCACGCCAGCACCCACGCCGCGGGCATCATCATCTCGCGCGATCCGCTCACCGATCACGTCCCGCTGCAGCGGGCCACGAAGGCCGAGGGGCAAGGGGCGGGCCGGCCGGGCGAAGGGGAGACCGCGGTCATGCCCATGACCCAGTACGACATGACGGCGGTCGAGCGGATCGGCCTGCTGAAGATGGACTTCCTGGGGCTGGCCAACCTGACCATCCTGGACCGGGCGATGACCATCATCCGGAAGACGCGGGGGGTGACCATCGACCTGGCGGCCATTCCGCTGGACGATCGGAAGACCTACGACCTGCTCTCCGCGGGCGAGACCGTGGGGGTCTTCCAGCTGGAAGGCGCGGGGATGACCCGCTACCTCAAGGAGCTGCGTCCGACCAGCATCCAGGACATCATGGCCATGGTCGCCCTGTTCCGGCCCGGCCCGATGGCGAACATCCCCAGCTACATCCGCCGCAAGCACGGCCTGGAACCGCCTACCGTGCTTCACCCGGCCATGGAACCGGTCCTGCGGGAGACCTACGGGGTGATGGTCTACCAGGAAGACGTCATGGCTGTGGCCCAGGCCGTGGCCGGCTTCTCCTCCGCCGAGGCCGACGTCCTGCGCTACGCCATCGGCAAGAAGATCCGCGACAAGCTCCAGCAGCAACGGGCCAAGTTCATCGCCGGGTGCGTCAACCGCGGCGTGCCCCTCCCCACCGCCGAGGCGATCTTCGAACTGTTCGAGCCCTTCGCCCGCTACGGGTTCAACCGGGCGCACGCCGCCTGCTACGGCCTCATCGCCTACTACACCGCCTACCTGAAGGCCAACTACCCGGTGGAGTACATGGCGGCGGTGCTCAGCAGCGAGGCCGGCAACGCCGAGAAGGTCGCCGCCGCCGTGACCGAAGCCCAGCGGATGGGCATCGACGTCCTCCCCCCCGACGTCAACGAATCCTTCGAGACCTTCACCGTGGTGGGCGATGCCATCCGGTTCGGGCTGGCCGCGGTGAAGAACGTGGGGCTGGGGGCGGTGGAGGCCATCCTCCAGGCCCGCAAGCACGGCGGGCCGTTCACCAGCCTGCTCGACCTGCTGGAGCGCGTCGATCCCCGCGCCGTGAACAAGCGGGTGCTGGAGAGCCTGATCAAGGCCGGCGCGCTGGACCGGCTCGGCGGGCGCGCCCAGATGCTGGCGCTGCTGGACAGCGCCATGGACCGGGCCCAGCGGGCGCAGCGGGAGCGCGCCTCGGGCCAGACCGGCCTCTTCGAACTGGCGCCCGCGGCCGGGGAATCCGCCCTCCAGGTCGAGGAGTTCTCCCGGGAGGAGCTGCTGCAGATGGAGAAGGAGATGCTCGGTCTGTACATCTCCGACCATCCGCTGCGCCATGTCCACGCCCAGCTGAGCGCGCGGGTGAACGTCGCCCTGCGGCACCTCGCCGAACTGCCGGACAGGACCCCGGTGGTGGTCGGCGGCATCATCACGGGGGTGAAACGCACCACGACGAAGAGTGGATCGGCCATGGCCTTCGTCACCCTGGAAGACCTCACCGCCAGCGCGGAAGTGATCGTCTTCCCCAAGACCTATGAACAGGTGCACTTCCTGCTCAAGCGCGACGCGGTGGTGGTGGTGCGCGGCAGGCTCGACGTCGCCGAGCAGCAGGCCAAGGTCCTGGCCGACGCCATCCTGCCCCTGGAGGAGGCGGAGGAGGTGGAACCGCTGGTGGCGCCCGAGTCGGGCAACGGCGCTGTGCGTCCCGGCACGCCGGAGGACCAGGGAGCGGAGGAGGAGCCGCCGTCCCGCAGCCTGCACCTGCGCGTGGACACGGCGCAGTGCGGCGAAGAAGGGCTGCAGCGACTCCGCGACCTCCTGGGCCGCCGCCGGGGCGGGGATCCCGTGGTCCTGCACCTGGTCAGTGCCGGGCGGGAAGTCGTCCTGGACGCGCGCGAGGTGCGGGTGAGCGCTACCCCGGAGTTGCGCGGCGAACTGGAGGCGCTGCTGGGCAGGGGAAGCGTATGGCAGGAATGA
- a CDS encoding DUF881 domain-containing protein has protein sequence MTLRPGLTFWRLAMTLTMVALGFLVVIQSRAGRTLTSQVPVPTRNVYALATLLREEREARLSLESQVTELRRQLETYERAASEGRSLQEAMGRELETLRVALGLKAMRGPGVIVRLADPKTPPKGPTPVVVNYQDIVAVVNELWAAGAEAIAVNGQRISATTGLNQVGGTIVVNLQRLTGPFEIVAIGDPATLEGALKIRGGLIEGLRALGLTIHIFRRDALTVPPYKGPLTFEYAKPVE, from the coding sequence ATGACCCTCCGTCCCGGCCTGACCTTCTGGCGCCTGGCCATGACACTGACCATGGTGGCCCTGGGGTTTCTCGTCGTCATCCAGAGCCGGGCCGGCCGGACCCTCACCTCCCAGGTGCCGGTGCCGACGCGGAACGTCTATGCCCTGGCCACGCTGCTCCGCGAAGAGCGCGAGGCGCGGCTTTCGCTGGAATCCCAGGTCACCGAGTTGCGTCGACAGCTGGAGACCTACGAACGGGCGGCCAGCGAGGGACGCAGCCTGCAGGAGGCGATGGGGCGCGAACTGGAGACCCTGCGGGTGGCCCTCGGTCTGAAGGCGATGCGCGGACCGGGGGTCATTGTCCGTCTGGCCGATCCGAAGACACCGCCCAAAGGCCCCACGCCCGTGGTCGTCAACTACCAGGACATCGTCGCCGTGGTCAACGAACTGTGGGCCGCCGGCGCCGAGGCGATCGCCGTCAATGGCCAGCGCATCAGCGCCACGACCGGGCTGAATCAGGTCGGCGGGACCATCGTCGTCAACCTCCAGCGGCTGACGGGTCCCTTCGAGATCGTGGCCATCGGCGATCCGGCCACACTGGAAGGCGCCCTGAAGATCCGGGGCGGCCTGATTGAAGGGCTGCGGGCGCTGGGGCTGACGATCCACATTTTCCGCCGGGACGCCCTCACCGTGCCCCCCTACAAGGGGCCGCTCACCTTCGAGTACGCCAAACCCGTGGAATGA